One Bradyrhizobium manausense DNA segment encodes these proteins:
- a CDS encoding fumarylacetoacetate hydrolase family protein, translating into MKLATFRSAGQEKIGAVHANDSQMLDLAAAAARGGQFDPAFSSMLALIDAGPRALDRARALLDKHGKDATLSAAVSAVEILAPVPEPRQMRDGMSFPLHILQAPRGQRKLAARASGDLAELARIDAEPLGELPEVYRRQPIFYITNRFSVRGTNTIVKWPRYSKVMDYELEFGIITKNKGANISAAKAGDHIFGYTIFNDFSARDAQRIEMEGRLGPAKGKSFDGGNVMGPWIVTPDEIGDPYKLKMEARVNGETRSKGVSDGMLFSFEEIIAHVTQDETLMPGEFIGSGTVGNGCGLELGWYLEHGDTIELEVEKIGSLKNRVERQES; encoded by the coding sequence GTGAAGCTCGCAACATTCAGGTCGGCCGGTCAGGAGAAAATCGGAGCCGTCCATGCCAATGACAGCCAAATGTTGGATCTCGCCGCCGCCGCCGCGCGGGGCGGTCAGTTCGATCCGGCCTTCAGTTCGATGCTGGCACTGATCGATGCTGGCCCCCGCGCGCTCGATCGGGCGCGCGCCCTGCTCGACAAGCACGGCAAGGACGCGACGCTGTCCGCCGCGGTCAGCGCTGTCGAGATTCTCGCGCCGGTGCCGGAGCCCAGGCAGATGCGCGACGGCATGTCATTTCCGCTGCACATCCTGCAAGCGCCACGCGGGCAGCGGAAGCTCGCGGCGCGCGCCAGTGGCGACCTGGCGGAGTTGGCGCGCATCGACGCCGAGCCGCTCGGCGAGTTGCCCGAGGTCTATCGCAGGCAGCCGATCTTCTACATCACCAATCGCTTCAGCGTCCGCGGCACCAACACCATTGTGAAATGGCCGCGCTACAGCAAGGTCATGGACTACGAGCTCGAGTTCGGGATCATCACCAAAAACAAGGGCGCAAACATCTCCGCCGCGAAGGCTGGGGATCACATCTTCGGCTACACCATCTTCAACGATTTCTCCGCGCGCGACGCGCAGCGCATCGAGATGGAGGGACGGCTCGGCCCGGCCAAGGGCAAGAGTTTTGACGGCGGCAACGTGATGGGTCCCTGGATCGTGACGCCTGATGAGATCGGCGACCCCTACAAATTGAAAATGGAAGCGCGCGTCAACGGTGAAACCCGTTCGAAAGGCGTGAGCGATGGCATGCTGTTTTCCTTCGAGGAGATCATCGCCCACGTCACCCAGGACGAGACGCTGATGCCGGGCGAATTCATCGGCTCCGGCACGGTCGGCAATGGCTGCGGCCTGGAGCTCGGATGGTATCTCGAGCATGGTGATACGATCGAGCTCGAGGTCGAGAAGATCGGTAGCTTGAAGAATCGCGTCGAGCGGCAGGAATCCTGA
- a CDS encoding acyl-CoA dehydrogenase family protein, translating into MPIDFTLTSEQRALQQSARIFARRVLADVKGATSHLSTPAERFAATRPHYEAAIKEGFLRRLIPAPFGGEGTGVVDLAVVAEEFQSVDVNVSLTLFGTLLGLMPVMLGGSPEQIKRLFAPFLTKAGAPLAAFGFSEPGGSANFAAPAPAEGVRTTARLDGDHWIINGAKQWVSSATGWGGKGADLISVVCRTDRAAPPEETISVVVVEGPAEGVVLEKAFDSVGHRSHLVPRFRLENMRAPMGNMIGGPGAGLQLVEGSFTGTAALVGVFGVALMCAAFDFALNFARTERRGGAVPIIEHQAVGYALADAKTQIEAARSLSWRACHALDVQAPGAFELSLQSKIFGSETAVKIITDLMRVVGIDSYNHDIPLAGLLQDAVAYPLFDGGNMGVRRRQLHQLMKGPQYDSLAASGAN; encoded by the coding sequence ATGCCGATCGACTTTACGCTCACCTCAGAGCAGCGTGCATTGCAGCAATCTGCGCGCATATTCGCCCGGAGAGTACTCGCTGACGTCAAAGGCGCGACGAGCCATCTGTCTACGCCGGCTGAGCGTTTCGCGGCCACGCGTCCGCACTATGAGGCGGCCATCAAGGAGGGCTTTCTGCGTCGGCTGATTCCGGCACCGTTCGGAGGTGAGGGGACCGGCGTGGTGGATCTGGCGGTGGTTGCCGAGGAGTTCCAGTCCGTCGATGTCAACGTCTCCCTGACCTTGTTCGGAACGCTGCTTGGTCTGATGCCCGTGATGCTTGGTGGATCGCCCGAGCAGATCAAGCGTCTGTTTGCGCCCTTCCTGACAAAGGCTGGTGCTCCGCTCGCGGCCTTCGGTTTCAGCGAGCCTGGCGGGAGCGCCAATTTCGCGGCACCGGCGCCGGCGGAAGGCGTGCGTACAACCGCGCGGCTGGATGGCGATCATTGGATTATCAATGGCGCCAAGCAGTGGGTCTCCAGCGCCACAGGTTGGGGTGGCAAAGGGGCCGACCTGATTTCCGTGGTGTGTCGTACCGACCGTGCCGCTCCACCGGAGGAGACCATCTCCGTCGTTGTCGTGGAAGGTCCGGCCGAAGGCGTCGTCTTGGAGAAGGCTTTCGACTCGGTTGGGCATCGCTCGCATCTGGTACCTCGCTTCAGGCTGGAGAATATGCGGGCGCCGATGGGGAATATGATAGGCGGGCCGGGCGCCGGCCTGCAGCTGGTCGAAGGTAGCTTCACCGGTACTGCGGCGTTGGTTGGGGTTTTCGGCGTCGCGCTGATGTGCGCTGCGTTTGATTTTGCGCTGAATTTTGCGCGCACCGAGCGACGTGGCGGCGCCGTGCCCATTATCGAGCACCAGGCCGTTGGCTACGCACTTGCCGATGCAAAGACCCAAATCGAGGCCGCTCGCTCTTTGAGTTGGCGAGCTTGCCACGCGCTCGATGTCCAGGCGCCCGGTGCGTTCGAGCTTTCGCTGCAGTCAAAAATCTTCGGTTCGGAGACGGCGGTCAAGATCATCACCGACCTCATGCGTGTGGTTGGCATCGATAGCTACAATCATGACATTCCGCTGGCGGGATTGTTGCAGGATGCGGTGGCTTATCCGTTGTTTGATGGTGGCAATATGGGTGTACGCCGTCGACAGTTGCACCAATTGATGAAGGGACCGCAATACGATTCGCTCGCTGCGTCGGGAGCAAACTAG
- a CDS encoding ABC transporter substrate-binding protein, with translation MLAGLVFGMSIAWTAPALAQAKIQIGCTATSDCASAMVAVDEGIFKKHGLDVEMTPIAINSNIPAAILSNSIQVGGPTSTVFLQAVDGGLDLVAIAGASVMNPTSNTAIAAFVRNGLTIKEPKDFIGKKVGAPGLNAFLHVLFVKWLVEKGVDPKSVNFVEVTFPTMADIIKSGGVDAVLTAEPFVTRMTNAGLGSVGARYGAELGRTDPIIFYAASRDWAEKNAATVKKFREAIAEAAVIVNNDREKASASIAKFTKQPIELVKATPPNQSEPNLKPENLTWWIDVMSSQKMLQSKLDTPKLVLN, from the coding sequence ATGTTGGCGGGTCTCGTGTTCGGGATGTCCATTGCGTGGACGGCGCCAGCACTGGCGCAAGCCAAGATCCAGATTGGCTGCACCGCGACCTCCGACTGCGCCTCGGCGATGGTCGCGGTCGACGAAGGCATCTTCAAAAAGCATGGGCTGGACGTCGAGATGACGCCGATCGCGATCAACTCCAACATCCCGGCGGCGATCCTCTCGAACTCGATTCAGGTGGGCGGCCCCACCTCGACCGTCTTCCTCCAGGCCGTCGACGGCGGCCTCGACCTCGTCGCGATCGCCGGCGCCTCGGTGATGAACCCGACCTCGAACACCGCGATCGCCGCCTTCGTCCGCAACGGTCTCACCATCAAGGAGCCGAAGGATTTCATTGGCAAGAAGGTCGGCGCGCCCGGCCTGAATGCCTTCCTGCACGTACTTTTCGTGAAATGGCTGGTGGAGAAAGGCGTCGATCCCAAAAGTGTCAACTTCGTCGAAGTCACCTTCCCGACCATGGCCGACATCATCAAATCAGGCGGTGTCGATGCCGTGCTCACCGCCGAGCCGTTCGTCACGCGCATGACCAATGCGGGGCTCGGCTCGGTGGGCGCACGGTACGGCGCCGAGCTCGGCCGCACCGATCCGATCATCTTCTATGCCGCATCGCGCGACTGGGCGGAGAAGAATGCGGCGACCGTGAAGAAATTCCGCGAGGCCATCGCGGAGGCTGCAGTCATCGTCAACAACGATCGCGAGAAGGCCTCCGCCTCGATCGCCAAATTCACCAAGCAGCCGATCGAGCTCGTCAAGGCGACGCCGCCGAACCAGTCCGAGCCGAACCTCAAGCCCGAGAACCTCACCTGGTGGATCGACGTGATGTCGTCGCAGAAGATGCTGCAGTCGAAGCTCGACACACCGAAACTCGTGCTGAACTAA
- a CDS encoding cyclase family protein — MTTRLIDISVPLQNDVPADPPGNHPTIQYINHQQGLPRMLQFFDGLKAEDLPDGQGWAVEQVTLSTHNGTHLDAPWHFHPTMNRGERSWTIDEVPLEWCFQPGVKLDFRHLPDGYVATAKDVEAELKRIGHELKPLEIVVVNTSAGAKYGCQDYVTSGCGMGYEATMYLLERGVRLTGIDGWSWDAPFVHTAKKYAETKDASLIWEGHKAGRHIGYCHIEKLHNLEQLPSTGFKVSCFPVKIERASAGWTRAVAILEG; from the coding sequence ATGACGACCAGGCTGATCGACATCTCCGTCCCCCTGCAAAACGATGTACCGGCCGATCCGCCCGGCAATCATCCGACGATCCAGTATATCAATCACCAGCAGGGCCTGCCGCGCATGCTGCAGTTCTTCGACGGGTTGAAGGCTGAGGATCTGCCTGATGGCCAGGGTTGGGCGGTGGAGCAGGTCACCCTCTCGACCCACAACGGCACGCATCTCGATGCGCCCTGGCATTTTCACCCGACCATGAATCGCGGTGAGCGGTCCTGGACCATCGACGAGGTGCCGCTGGAATGGTGCTTTCAACCAGGCGTGAAGCTCGACTTTCGGCACCTGCCGGACGGCTATGTCGCAACCGCCAAGGATGTCGAGGCCGAGCTCAAGCGCATCGGCCATGAACTGAAGCCGCTCGAGATCGTCGTGGTCAACACCAGCGCCGGCGCCAAATATGGCTGTCAGGACTACGTCACCTCGGGCTGCGGCATGGGCTATGAAGCAACCATGTACCTGCTCGAGCGCGGTGTACGCCTGACCGGCATCGACGGCTGGAGCTGGGACGCCCCGTTCGTTCACACCGCGAAGAAATACGCCGAGACGAAAGACGCCAGCCTGATCTGGGAAGGCCACAAGGCCGGCCGCCATATCGGCTATTGCCATATCGAGAAGCTGCACAATCTCGAGCAGCTGCCGTCGACCGGCTTCAAGGTGTCTTGCTTCCCCGTGAAGATCGAGCGCGCGTCGGCAGGATGGACAAGAGCGGTCGCGATTTTGGAGGGGTAG
- a CDS encoding GntR family transcriptional regulator translates to MPAPERTLERPPAEAGTLSERAASLIEQDILAGHLAPGSRLGIVDLVQRYDIGATPLREGLSRLMSRGLIVGIGQRGFRVAEVSREDLADITCMRTAVEIEAVRLAILHGDVAWEAGIISALHQMRRHIERTGNEFREGAADFDRLHKGFHTALLAACGSQRMLAAHSDLYDQAYRYRRVMMGAIDSGEGFIRSHQMLADRVLARDLAASQKMLAAHLHSTIDFVYPPDSREQS, encoded by the coding sequence ATGCCTGCTCCCGAGCGCACTCTCGAACGCCCGCCGGCTGAGGCCGGCACCTTGAGCGAGCGCGCCGCAAGCCTGATCGAGCAGGACATCCTGGCCGGACATCTCGCGCCGGGATCACGGCTCGGCATTGTCGATCTCGTGCAGCGCTACGACATCGGCGCGACGCCACTGCGCGAAGGCCTGTCCCGGCTGATGTCGCGCGGCCTGATCGTCGGCATCGGCCAGCGCGGTTTTCGCGTCGCCGAGGTCAGCCGCGAGGATCTCGCCGACATCACCTGCATGCGGACGGCGGTCGAGATCGAGGCTGTCAGGCTCGCCATCCTTCACGGCGATGTCGCCTGGGAAGCCGGCATCATCAGCGCGCTGCATCAGATGCGCCGGCATATCGAGCGCACCGGTAACGAATTCCGCGAGGGCGCTGCCGATTTCGACCGGCTGCACAAGGGTTTTCACACCGCGTTGCTCGCCGCCTGCGGCTCGCAGCGCATGCTGGCCGCCCATTCCGATCTCTACGACCAGGCCTACCGCTACCGCCGCGTCATGATGGGTGCCATCGACAGCGGCGAGGGGTTCATCCGGAGTCACCAGATGCTCGCCGACCGTGTGCTTGCCCGCGACCTGGCTGCCTCGCAAAAAATGCTGGCAGCGCATCTGCACTCGACCATCGATTTCGTTTATCCGCCTGATAGCCGGGAGCAATCATGA
- a CDS encoding helix-turn-helix domain-containing protein has product MNRVSWHMRDVPRAERFAYWREAVCQSFLPLEPEDLSDNQFDGSIDGVGNASLQISRVRSVPAVIQRTRRGIGSFLDGSFYANLQLRGDAIVEQNGQTTIAHPGDIVLVDTNEPFSIRFERGCDLVCATIPNGSLRRHLDHVAKRPNVIRNAGVGRLTSSYLQTLQELSDELGLVDDLAGDQLSSLLVRAVSTQLGGEPTPSRHEATLRRILNFISDELDNPLLSAKLVSRELNLSRSTLFAILRDSNATFASHIRDRRLARCLAQIRDPRLADLAIGDIARKAGFANQETFTRAFKRRYGVAPGSFRTKDGA; this is encoded by the coding sequence ATGAATCGCGTTTCCTGGCATATGCGGGACGTGCCCCGCGCGGAGCGATTTGCCTATTGGCGGGAAGCAGTGTGTCAGAGCTTCCTGCCGCTCGAGCCGGAAGATCTATCGGACAACCAATTCGATGGCAGCATCGACGGTGTTGGTAATGCCTCACTGCAAATCTCGCGCGTGCGGTCGGTCCCAGCGGTCATACAACGCACCCGGCGAGGTATTGGCTCGTTCCTCGACGGATCGTTCTACGCAAATTTGCAACTGCGCGGGGATGCCATCGTCGAACAAAATGGCCAGACCACGATCGCGCATCCCGGGGATATTGTACTGGTTGATACCAACGAACCCTTCTCAATTCGCTTCGAACGCGGTTGCGACTTGGTCTGCGCCACCATTCCGAACGGGAGCCTACGCCGTCATCTGGATCACGTTGCCAAGCGCCCCAACGTCATCCGCAACGCTGGCGTTGGGCGGCTGACTTCGTCCTATCTGCAAACGCTGCAGGAGCTTTCGGACGAATTGGGACTGGTTGACGATCTCGCTGGCGATCAACTCAGTTCGCTCCTGGTACGCGCTGTGAGCACACAACTCGGTGGGGAGCCGACACCGTCACGCCACGAGGCGACGCTGAGACGGATTCTGAACTTCATTTCTGACGAACTCGACAATCCGCTGTTGTCGGCCAAGCTCGTCAGCCGAGAGCTCAATCTTTCGCGGAGCACACTGTTCGCAATCCTACGCGACTCAAACGCTACATTCGCATCTCATATCCGAGACCGCCGTTTGGCTCGATGCCTCGCACAAATCAGGGATCCGCGTCTGGCCGATCTCGCAATTGGCGACATTGCACGAAAGGCGGGCTTCGCGAACCAGGAAACGTTTACGCGCGCCTTCAAACGACGCTACGGCGTGGCCCCGGGCAGCTTTCGCACCAAAGATGGCGCGTAG
- a CDS encoding DUF1349 domain-containing protein, which produces MSVAVFARQDGVWLNEPARWTVQGDSLDLITDKATDFWQKTHYGFCRDSGHFLGFRTAEAFTAELRVQCNFQELYDQAGIMVRVDAEHWIKAGIEFSDGRAMLSSVLTVGQSDWATAPYEHDAGDFRIRVTVADGVIRLQASADGKTWPLVRLAPFPKAQSYLVGPMACTPEREGLPVKFTGFSLTPPLGKDLHDLS; this is translated from the coding sequence ATGAGCGTTGCCGTCTTTGCCAGACAGGATGGTGTCTGGCTGAACGAACCGGCGCGGTGGACCGTGCAGGGCGACAGCCTTGATCTCATCACCGACAAGGCCACCGATTTCTGGCAAAAAACGCACTACGGGTTCTGCCGCGACAGTGGTCACTTTCTGGGTTTTCGGACTGCGGAGGCGTTCACCGCCGAATTGCGCGTCCAGTGCAATTTTCAAGAGCTCTACGACCAAGCCGGCATCATGGTGCGGGTCGACGCAGAGCATTGGATCAAGGCCGGAATCGAGTTCTCGGACGGGCGCGCCATGCTGTCGAGCGTGTTGACCGTTGGGCAATCGGATTGGGCAACAGCGCCGTATGAGCACGACGCCGGCGATTTCCGGATCCGCGTCACCGTCGCCGACGGCGTTATCCGATTGCAGGCGTCGGCCGATGGCAAGACCTGGCCGCTCGTCCGATTGGCTCCTTTTCCCAAGGCGCAATCGTACCTGGTCGGGCCCATGGCTTGCACGCCCGAGCGCGAAGGACTGCCGGTGAAGTTCACGGGGTTTTCCCTGACGCCGCCGCTCGGCAAGGATCTGCACGATCTCAGCTAG